The following are from one region of the Rosistilla carotiformis genome:
- a CDS encoding polyhydroxyalkanoic acid system family protein, with the protein MPKVNSQVTNTLGKEKAKEKLDYMAERMERDYGDKVKNMQRVWEEDTLTISFEAMGFKIKSLLSVSEDVVDVESQLPLAAMPFKGMVQTRMVDTLQKMLS; encoded by the coding sequence ATGCCGAAAGTGAACTCCCAAGTCACCAATACCCTGGGCAAAGAAAAAGCCAAGGAGAAGTTGGACTACATGGCCGAACGCATGGAGCGCGATTATGGCGACAAGGTCAAGAACATGCAGCGGGTCTGGGAAGAAGACACGCTGACCATTTCGTTCGAAGCGATGGGGTTCAAGATCAAATCGCTGCTGTCGGTCAGCGAAGACGTTGTCGATGTCGAAAGCCAACTGCCACTGGCAGCGATGCCGTTCAAGGGGATGGTGCAGACACGGATGGTCGACACGTTGCAGAAGATGCTCAGCTAG
- the ettA gene encoding energy-dependent translational throttle protein EttA has translation MGKHHIYQVEDLTKKHGQKVVLENIWLAFYPGAKIGVLGPNGAGKSTLLKIMAGQDTEFEGVARLASGYTAGYLSQEPHLDPTKTVAENVAVAVAERQAVLDRYTEIGTLLGEVEDPDQMQKLCDEMADLQDKIDAGNLWELERQVEMSMQVMNLPPGDADVTKLSGGERRRVAMCQLLIRQPDLLLLDEPTNHLDAESVQWLEEHLAKYPGTVVAVTHDRYFLDNVAQWILEIDRGKGFPFEGNYTAWLQAKEKRMEGESRKQQARQRTLARELEWIRMSPKARQSKSKARIAAYDKMVAEEFQERPDELEIQIPPGKHLGELVIEAKNINKAFGDKVLMKDLSFNLPAGGIVGVIGPNGVGKTTLFRMLTGQDTPDSGEFRVGPTVDLGYVDQSRDSLNDDATVYQEISGGHDTIDLGGRTVNSRSYVTRFNFKGPDQEKKVGKLSGGERNRVHLAKLLRRGVNVLMLDEPTNDLDVDTLRALEEAIQNFAGCVVVTSHDRWFLDRLATHILAFEGDGYAHWCEGNFETYEAQRRERMGESDDGRKTRYKSIHA, from the coding sequence ATGGGAAAACACCACATCTACCAAGTCGAAGACTTAACCAAAAAGCACGGCCAGAAGGTTGTCTTGGAGAACATTTGGCTGGCCTTCTATCCCGGTGCCAAGATCGGCGTTTTGGGCCCCAACGGTGCGGGCAAAAGTACGCTGTTGAAGATCATGGCCGGCCAGGATACCGAATTTGAAGGTGTCGCCCGGCTCGCATCGGGCTACACCGCTGGGTATCTGTCGCAAGAACCGCATCTGGATCCAACCAAGACTGTCGCCGAAAACGTGGCCGTCGCGGTAGCTGAACGCCAAGCGGTCTTGGATCGCTACACCGAGATCGGCACCCTGTTGGGCGAGGTCGAAGATCCCGACCAAATGCAGAAGTTGTGCGACGAGATGGCCGATCTGCAGGATAAGATCGACGCCGGCAACCTGTGGGAACTCGAACGCCAAGTCGAAATGTCGATGCAGGTGATGAATCTGCCGCCGGGCGATGCCGACGTGACCAAGCTGTCCGGTGGTGAACGCCGCCGCGTCGCGATGTGCCAGCTGTTGATCCGCCAACCCGATCTGCTGCTGTTGGACGAACCGACCAACCACTTGGACGCCGAATCGGTGCAATGGTTGGAAGAACACCTGGCCAAATATCCCGGCACCGTCGTCGCGGTCACTCACGATCGCTACTTCTTGGACAACGTTGCCCAGTGGATTTTGGAAATCGATCGCGGCAAGGGCTTCCCATTCGAAGGCAACTACACCGCTTGGTTGCAGGCGAAAGAGAAGCGAATGGAAGGCGAAAGCCGCAAGCAACAGGCGCGGCAACGCACCTTGGCTCGCGAGCTGGAATGGATTCGGATGAGTCCCAAGGCGCGACAGTCCAAGAGCAAAGCGCGTATCGCGGCCTACGACAAGATGGTTGCCGAGGAGTTCCAAGAGCGTCCCGACGAATTGGAAATCCAGATCCCGCCCGGAAAGCACTTGGGCGAACTGGTGATCGAAGCGAAGAACATCAACAAGGCTTTCGGCGACAAGGTGTTGATGAAGGACCTTTCGTTCAACCTTCCCGCCGGTGGTATCGTGGGCGTGATCGGCCCCAATGGTGTCGGCAAGACGACGCTGTTCCGAATGTTGACCGGTCAGGATACGCCCGACAGCGGCGAATTCCGCGTCGGTCCGACAGTCGATCTCGGCTATGTCGACCAGAGTCGCGATTCGTTGAACGACGACGCAACGGTCTACCAAGAGATCAGCGGAGGGCACGACACGATCGACCTGGGGGGGCGGACGGTGAATTCGCGCAGCTACGTCACACGGTTCAATTTCAAAGGCCCTGACCAGGAGAAGAAGGTTGGCAAGTTGTCCGGTGGTGAACGCAACCGCGTTCACTTGGCCAAACTGCTGCGTCGCGGCGTCAATGTATTGATGTTGGATGAACCGACAAACGATCTGGACGTCGATACCTTGCGTGCGTTGGAAGAAGCGATCCAGAACTTTGCCGGCTGCGTCGTTGTGACGTCGCACGATCGTTGGTTCTTGGACCGCCTAGCGACGCACATCCTAGCGTTCGAAGGGGACGGATACGCGCACTGGTGCGAAGGCAACTTCGAGACCTATGAAGCGCAACGCCGTGAACGGATGGGTGAATCCGACGACGGACGCAAAACCCGTTACAAGAGCATCCACGCTTAG
- a CDS encoding DUF1570 domain-containing protein gives MPASHRTVLIFLAFALSCSSGRARLSASDRDPMLGLNLQGEAVQGMSLLWTSGRAVVLQRDGRLFDFDPADASQVRVADTRFDPASQAEMRSQLYREFGDRYQVTATSHYLVVHPTQGGHWPEVFESLHRAFLQHCRTRTLPLRKSRFPMVAIVFPDRASFLRYAQSDGNRPVGGNVLGYYSRNSNRVALYDHGATSGGVSATMRHEAAHQSAFNWGIHSRVAKQPHWIIEGFGTMFEAEGIHDSASNRTLQERVNRELLISLRKRYPDSQSLAAAIDDLVQDDRTFANDAESAYSVAWAMTFFLADRRPDVMRQLVTHYSSRLPFITYPAEERRSDFERAIGISIPMLASQIQQFLGDVR, from the coding sequence ATGCCAGCTTCTCATCGCACCGTTTTGATTTTCTTGGCGTTTGCGCTATCGTGTTCCTCGGGCCGAGCGAGGCTTTCGGCCAGCGACCGCGATCCCATGCTGGGATTGAACCTGCAAGGTGAAGCGGTACAAGGGATGTCGTTGCTGTGGACTTCTGGTCGCGCTGTCGTGCTGCAACGCGATGGCCGATTGTTCGATTTTGATCCGGCCGATGCGTCGCAGGTGCGGGTCGCTGATACCCGCTTCGACCCCGCCAGCCAAGCGGAAATGCGGAGTCAGCTGTATCGTGAATTCGGCGACCGATACCAGGTCACCGCGACATCACACTATCTTGTGGTGCATCCGACACAGGGTGGGCATTGGCCGGAGGTCTTCGAGAGCTTGCACCGGGCGTTCTTGCAGCACTGCCGCACGCGCACCCTACCGCTGCGCAAGTCGCGGTTTCCGATGGTCGCGATCGTGTTTCCCGACCGCGCCAGCTTTTTGCGGTACGCTCAATCCGATGGGAATCGTCCCGTGGGAGGCAATGTGCTGGGCTACTACTCGCGAAACAGCAATCGCGTCGCGCTGTACGATCACGGCGCGACGTCCGGTGGCGTTTCGGCGACGATGCGCCACGAAGCGGCCCATCAATCGGCGTTCAATTGGGGCATTCATTCCCGCGTGGCGAAACAGCCGCATTGGATTATCGAAGGCTTTGGGACGATGTTCGAAGCCGAGGGGATTCACGATTCGGCGAGCAATCGAACGTTACAAGAACGCGTCAATCGAGAGCTGCTGATCAGTCTCCGCAAACGGTATCCCGATTCGCAATCGCTGGCCGCCGCGATCGACGATTTGGTTCAAGACGACCGAACGTTTGCTAACGATGCCGAATCGGCCTACTCCGTCGCTTGGGCGATGACCTTTTTTCTAGCCGATCGACGCCCCGATGTGATGCGTCAATTGGTGACCCATTACAGTTCGCGTCTCCCCTTTATCACCTACCCGGCGGAGGAGCGGCGGAGCGATTTCGAGCGAGCGATTGGCATCTCGATACCAATGCTCGCTTCACAAATCCAGCAGTTTCTCGGTGACGTCCGCTAA
- a CDS encoding peptidylprolyl isomerase — MIHRRSRWLPILLACLWTLPASGQSQSEADAIAWIGEAPVLSSEIDLLIHRRGLTATDLEANPSLRSAIAHVLVRRHLALAALRDQSGKAGAAIIDQAIQAWQQQVLATGTTLEQAAAQQHTDVAALQSEVAWLSLWNDLLRVRLNDANLQRFFETRSYLYNGTQVDISQIFISDPEQLETLEKIADRIRSDAISFADAAAEHSQAGSAADDGHIGWIGADGDLPAVVAEAALAAEPSTLLPIIRSGLGLHLVYVHAKRTTGQRFADLTDQRRLRRDAADFLFEHLVARGQTLRDVRWRDDRLQRRPGR; from the coding sequence ATGATCCATCGCCGCTCACGTTGGTTGCCGATCCTCCTAGCCTGCCTTTGGACGTTGCCCGCGTCGGGCCAAAGCCAATCGGAGGCGGACGCGATCGCCTGGATTGGCGAAGCCCCAGTCCTTTCCAGTGAGATCGATTTACTGATCCATCGACGTGGCTTGACGGCCACCGATCTGGAAGCTAATCCTTCGCTGCGCTCGGCGATCGCCCATGTCTTGGTCCGACGTCACTTGGCACTTGCGGCGTTGCGAGATCAGTCGGGCAAAGCGGGCGCGGCGATCATCGACCAAGCAATTCAAGCGTGGCAGCAGCAGGTGCTGGCCACTGGCACGACGCTTGAGCAAGCTGCAGCCCAGCAGCATACCGACGTCGCCGCGCTGCAGTCCGAAGTCGCTTGGTTGAGTCTGTGGAACGATCTCCTGCGCGTTCGCTTGAACGATGCCAATCTGCAGCGGTTCTTTGAGACGCGATCCTATCTTTATAACGGCACCCAGGTCGACATCTCGCAGATCTTCATCAGCGATCCGGAGCAGCTGGAGACTTTGGAAAAGATCGCCGATCGGATTCGTAGCGACGCGATCTCTTTTGCCGATGCAGCAGCGGAGCATTCGCAAGCCGGAAGCGCCGCCGATGACGGACACATCGGTTGGATTGGGGCCGATGGCGATTTACCAGCTGTCGTTGCCGAAGCGGCGCTGGCGGCAGAGCCCAGCACGTTGTTGCCGATCATTCGATCGGGACTTGGGCTGCACCTGGTTTACGTCCACGCAAAGCGGACGACAGGCCAGCGCTTTGCCGATTTGACCGACCAGCGGCGCCTGCGTCGCGACGCGGCCGATTTCTTGTTTGAACATCTGGTGGCGCGCGGACAAACATTGCGCGACGTCCGTTGGCGGGATGACCGTTTGCAGCGTCGGCCAGGGCGTTGA
- the zwf gene encoding glucose-6-phosphate dehydrogenase: MASTIVIFGASGDLTSRKLIPALFRLFQKKRLPEGTRIVGVSRSDFSDDQWRNQLGETTEKFLPASFTAEDWKQFCQHVYYRPGDITKADDFVALGDYLNELEGTACDRVYYLSTSPRLYESAITLMGQAGLADEATGTRRVIIEKPFGTDLASAEALNCSIHKSFNEHQIYRIDHYLGKETVQNLFALRFANTIFEPLWNRNYIDHVQITVAEEVVIGRRAGYYDTSGILRDMFQNHLLQLMMITAMEAPARYDANLVRDEKVKVLHSVRPMSGADFAKNTLRGQYQGYLQEDGVPAGSQTATFAALKLYIDNWRWKGVPFYLRSGKAMSCRTTQIVIQFRSPPHLLFPSGKTRTPEANQLVIQVQPAEGLQLYFQSKVPDTEMKTRTSHFDFLFQEAGPGGMPDAYQRLLMDAVNGDASLFARSDEVELAWSIIDPIINAWGSAAAPDLHVYEPGLWGPTESTEWMQGQKRSWFDVCPVI; encoded by the coding sequence ATGGCCAGTACGATCGTAATCTTTGGTGCCTCGGGCGACTTGACCAGTCGCAAATTGATTCCCGCGTTATTTCGCTTGTTCCAGAAGAAACGATTGCCCGAGGGAACTCGAATCGTCGGCGTTTCGCGGAGCGACTTCAGCGACGATCAGTGGCGCAACCAGCTCGGCGAAACGACTGAAAAATTCCTCCCCGCCAGTTTTACTGCCGAGGATTGGAAGCAGTTCTGCCAGCATGTTTATTATCGTCCCGGCGATATCACCAAAGCCGATGATTTCGTCGCGTTGGGCGATTACCTCAACGAGTTGGAAGGTACGGCGTGCGACCGCGTCTATTATCTATCCACCTCGCCACGGCTTTATGAATCGGCGATCACTTTGATGGGCCAAGCGGGCTTGGCGGACGAGGCCACTGGCACGCGGCGGGTGATTATCGAGAAGCCGTTTGGCACCGACCTGGCATCGGCAGAGGCCTTGAACTGCTCGATTCACAAATCGTTCAACGAACACCAGATCTATCGAATCGACCACTATCTGGGGAAAGAAACCGTTCAGAATTTGTTCGCGCTGCGGTTTGCCAACACGATTTTTGAACCGCTGTGGAACCGCAACTACATCGACCACGTGCAGATCACGGTGGCCGAAGAAGTGGTGATCGGCCGGCGGGCAGGCTACTACGACACGTCGGGTATTTTGCGCGACATGTTTCAGAATCACTTGCTGCAATTGATGATGATCACCGCCATGGAGGCGCCCGCGCGATACGACGCCAACTTGGTTCGCGATGAAAAAGTCAAAGTGCTGCACAGCGTGCGTCCCATGTCCGGGGCCGATTTCGCCAAGAATACGCTTCGCGGACAGTACCAAGGGTACTTACAAGAGGACGGGGTGCCCGCGGGCAGCCAAACCGCGACGTTCGCTGCGTTGAAGTTGTATATCGACAACTGGCGTTGGAAGGGCGTGCCGTTTTACTTGCGCAGCGGCAAAGCGATGTCCTGCCGAACGACTCAGATCGTGATCCAGTTCCGTTCGCCTCCCCATCTGTTGTTCCCGTCGGGTAAGACGCGGACGCCCGAAGCGAACCAGTTGGTGATTCAGGTGCAGCCGGCCGAAGGGTTGCAGCTGTACTTCCAGTCGAAGGTTCCCGATACCGAAATGAAGACCCGCACCAGCCACTTCGACTTCCTGTTCCAGGAAGCAGGCCCCGGGGGAATGCCCGATGCCTACCAACGCTTACTGATGGATGCGGTCAACGGCGACGCAAGCCTGTTCGCGCGCAGCGACGAGGTTGAATTGGCGTGGAGCATCATCGATCCGATCATCAACGCGTGGGGAAGCGCTGCGGCGCCCGACCTGCACGTTTACGAGCCCGGCCTGTGGGGACCGACCGAGTCGACCGAATGGATGCAGGGTCAAAAACGCAGTTGGTTTGATGTCTGCCCGGTAATCTAA
- the upp gene encoding uracil phosphoribosyltransferase, translated as MGRLSQLSHPLVAHHLATMRDEKTSPAEFRATVNRLAMLLGVYATADLPTEPITVKTPLADCPSQKLSVRVGLVPILRAGLGLVEPLHQLIPDAEVWHLGMYRNEETAEPVSYYDKLPKRGAVDVGLVLDPMLATGGSIRSAVERLIRWGVPDIRVLSVIAAQPGLDRVQAEFPNVSIFVCAVDPSLNERQFIVPGLGDAGDRIFNTLE; from the coding sequence ATGGGTCGATTGAGTCAGTTGAGCCATCCTCTGGTGGCTCATCATTTGGCCACGATGCGGGACGAAAAAACGAGCCCCGCCGAATTCCGAGCAACCGTCAATCGGTTGGCGATGTTGTTGGGTGTCTACGCCACCGCCGATCTGCCGACAGAACCAATCACGGTGAAGACGCCGTTGGCCGATTGCCCTTCGCAAAAGTTGTCCGTTCGCGTGGGGCTGGTCCCGATTCTGCGAGCGGGCCTTGGGTTGGTCGAACCGCTGCACCAATTGATTCCCGATGCCGAGGTCTGGCATTTGGGGATGTATCGCAATGAAGAGACGGCCGAACCGGTCTCCTATTACGACAAATTGCCCAAACGCGGCGCGGTCGATGTGGGATTGGTCTTGGACCCGATGCTGGCCACCGGCGGATCGATCCGCAGCGCTGTCGAGCGGCTGATCCGCTGGGGCGTTCCGGACATTCGCGTCTTAAGCGTGATCGCCGCCCAGCCAGGATTGGACCGCGTGCAGGCCGAATTCCCCAACGTCTCGATCTTCGTCTGCGCTGTCGATCCATCGCTGAATGAGCGGCAGTTTATTGTTCCCGGCTTGGGGGACGCGGGTGACCGGATTTTTAATACCTTGGAATGA
- a CDS encoding response regulator encodes MTHRFVQPCPTCGRKLEIGVELLGREIACQHCLAEFTAADPTATQSILDDDSALLARVEEVLQRADHLLTASNNADANLTAN; translated from the coding sequence ATGACTCATCGTTTTGTACAGCCTTGTCCAACTTGCGGTCGCAAATTGGAAATCGGCGTCGAGCTACTTGGGCGTGAAATCGCCTGCCAACATTGTCTCGCGGAATTTACCGCAGCAGACCCGACAGCGACACAGTCGATCTTGGATGACGACAGTGCGTTGCTTGCGCGTGTGGAAGAAGTGCTCCAACGCGCTGATCATTTGTTGACAGCAAGCAACAACGCGGATGCTAATCTTACCGCGAACTAA
- a CDS encoding glucosamine-6-phosphate deaminase: MDLVIAANADLMGREAARIAAADLVAAIKNSGQARLLVATGASQFTVLEHLVQHDEIDWSVVDGFHLDEYEGISPDHPASFCKYLKERFVDRVGLRSFRFLRGDQDIEATVSEAAAAVSAAPIDVAMVGIGENAHLAFNDPPADFETNDPYLIVDLDEACRMQQVGEGWFDSLESVPKRAISMSVNQILKSKRIVCSVPDERKAKAVQGSFEGEVCPKTPASILQRHPQTTLLVDEPAASLLSAESQAQAQKVQA, translated from the coding sequence ATGGACCTTGTAATTGCCGCAAATGCCGACTTAATGGGGCGTGAAGCCGCACGAATCGCCGCTGCGGACCTTGTCGCCGCAATTAAAAATTCGGGCCAAGCGCGACTGTTGGTCGCTACCGGCGCCTCGCAGTTCACCGTTTTGGAGCACTTGGTCCAGCACGACGAGATCGATTGGTCGGTCGTCGATGGCTTCCATTTGGACGAATACGAAGGGATCTCTCCCGATCATCCTGCATCGTTCTGCAAATACTTGAAAGAGCGATTTGTCGACCGCGTCGGCCTTCGCAGCTTCCGTTTCCTGCGGGGCGACCAAGATATCGAAGCGACCGTCAGCGAAGCGGCGGCGGCGGTTTCGGCGGCCCCGATCGATGTCGCGATGGTTGGCATCGGCGAAAACGCTCACTTGGCGTTCAACGATCCACCCGCTGATTTCGAAACCAACGATCCCTACCTGATCGTCGACCTCGATGAAGCTTGCCGGATGCAACAGGTTGGCGAGGGCTGGTTCGATTCGCTCGAATCGGTTCCCAAGCGCGCGATCAGCATGTCGGTCAACCAGATCCTGAAATCGAAGCGGATCGTTTGCAGCGTTCCGGATGAACGGAAGGCCAAGGCGGTTCAGGGATCGTTTGAAGGGGAGGTCTGCCCCAAGACGCCTGCATCGATCTTGCAACGCCATCCTCAAACGACCCTGCTGGTCGACGAACCGGCCGCTTCGCTGCTGTCGGCCGAATCACAGGCTCAAGCCCAGAAGGTTCAGGCATGA
- a CDS encoding N-acetylglucosamine-6-phosphate deacetylase — translation MTDSESLPKFFDLQVNGFFGADFNDETLTESLLEAAVERLQQDNVTGILATVITDSNEAMLARVRRIVALRKLSAATAAMIPGLHIEGPFISPVPGYIGAHPAAHARQTDQRFMEELLAAGEGLIRLVTLAPEQDPGGKLTRWLVDRNVVVAAGHCDPSVEQLATTIDQGLSMFTHLGNGCPQQMHRHDNIIQRVLSMSDRLIVCMIADGFHVPLVALKNYIRCIPPENLVFTTDCIAAAGLGAGVYMLAGQRIRVEAGMPPTSADGSHFVGSAAQMPDMYRRLRDELGISQQQLEYSMFELPRRATGCA, via the coding sequence ATGACCGATAGCGAATCGCTACCGAAATTTTTCGACCTGCAAGTCAACGGTTTTTTCGGCGCCGATTTCAACGATGAAACGTTGACCGAATCGCTACTGGAAGCGGCCGTTGAACGGTTGCAGCAGGACAACGTGACGGGAATCTTGGCGACTGTAATCACCGATTCCAACGAAGCGATGTTGGCACGGGTGCGACGAATCGTGGCGCTCCGCAAACTGTCGGCGGCAACGGCGGCGATGATTCCGGGGCTGCACATCGAAGGCCCTTTCATCAGTCCGGTGCCCGGCTATATCGGAGCCCATCCGGCGGCGCACGCGCGGCAGACTGATCAGCGGTTCATGGAAGAACTATTGGCTGCCGGCGAAGGGCTGATCCGTCTGGTCACGCTTGCACCGGAACAAGACCCAGGTGGCAAGCTGACGCGTTGGTTGGTCGATCGGAATGTGGTTGTCGCCGCGGGGCATTGCGATCCCAGTGTGGAGCAATTGGCCACGACGATCGACCAGGGTTTGAGTATGTTTACGCATCTTGGCAACGGTTGCCCGCAACAGATGCATCGGCACGATAATATCATCCAACGCGTGTTGTCGATGTCCGATCGGTTGATCGTTTGCATGATCGCTGACGGGTTTCATGTCCCGTTGGTGGCGTTGAAGAACTACATCCGCTGCATCCCCCCGGAGAATCTCGTCTTCACGACCGACTGCATCGCAGCAGCCGGTCTAGGAGCGGGTGTGTATATGCTTGCCGGGCAACGGATCCGCGTCGAAGCGGGGATGCCGCCAACCTCCGCCGACGGATCGCACTTCGTCGGTTCGGCGGCTCAGATGCCCGATATGTATCGGCGTCTGCGCGATGAGTTGGGGATCAGCCAGCAGCAGTTGGAGTATTCGATGTTCGAACTGCCACGCCGAGCGACAGGCTGTGCGTAG
- a CDS encoding type IV pilus twitching motility protein PilT produces MPVPDPSISPEAQRTAMMARLKSSLLQEKKELPVDKIFRALVKLEGSDLHLKVGQPPMVRVGGELKPLSRGPIDTEEMVDLLLPMMDQRNLMIFEQEGGADFSYQCDVDGVRWRFRINMLKSLGNMGLVARRISNFIPDFRGLFLPASIEKLCHYEQGMVLLAGVTGSGKSTTIGSMLNYINSIYRKHILTLEDPIEFIFTEDKSLINQREIGQDVLDFSIGMKHAVREDPDIILVGELRDEETFMTAIHAAETGHLVFGTIHAASASTCIGRILDLFPESLHGAIRSAIAFNMKGIVAQKLLRSIKPGVSRVPTCEVMTFTPMITKLILEGHDSKLPDAIRIGAEDGMQDFTMSLKKLIDDELIDRPTAFAVAPNKDALKMALKGIDVKAPGII; encoded by the coding sequence ATGCCCGTTCCCGATCCCTCGATCTCTCCCGAGGCGCAGCGCACCGCGATGATGGCGCGTTTGAAGTCGAGCCTACTGCAAGAGAAAAAGGAGCTGCCGGTCGACAAGATCTTCCGGGCTCTGGTCAAACTGGAAGGTTCCGACCTTCACTTGAAAGTGGGCCAGCCGCCGATGGTCCGCGTCGGTGGCGAATTGAAACCGCTCAGCCGTGGTCCCATCGATACCGAGGAGATGGTTGACCTGTTGTTGCCAATGATGGATCAACGCAATCTGATGATCTTCGAACAGGAAGGCGGGGCCGACTTCTCGTACCAATGCGATGTCGACGGTGTTCGTTGGCGATTCCGTATCAACATGCTCAAATCGCTCGGCAACATGGGCCTCGTCGCGCGGCGAATCAGTAATTTCATCCCCGACTTTCGCGGCCTCTTTCTTCCGGCATCGATCGAAAAATTGTGCCACTACGAACAGGGCATGGTGCTGTTGGCGGGAGTCACCGGTTCGGGAAAAAGTACGACGATCGGGTCGATGCTGAACTACATCAACAGCATCTATCGCAAGCACATTCTGACGCTCGAAGACCCGATCGAATTTATCTTCACCGAGGATAAGAGCCTGATCAACCAACGGGAGATCGGCCAAGACGTCCTCGACTTTAGCATCGGGATGAAACACGCGGTGCGTGAAGATCCCGATATCATCCTGGTGGGCGAGCTTCGCGACGAAGAGACCTTTATGACGGCGATTCACGCCGCCGAGACCGGTCACTTGGTCTTCGGTACGATTCACGCGGCCAGTGCATCGACCTGTATCGGACGTATCCTCGACCTCTTCCCCGAATCGTTGCACGGCGCGATTCGATCGGCGATCGCCTTTAACATGAAGGGGATCGTCGCCCAGAAACTGCTTCGCAGCATCAAACCTGGGGTCTCCCGCGTACCGACCTGCGAAGTGATGACCTTCACGCCGATGATCACCAAATTGATCCTCGAAGGGCACGACAGCAAGCTGCCCGATGCGATCCGGATCGGTGCCGAAGACGGCATGCAGGACTTTACGATGAGTCTAAAGAAGTTGATCGACGACGAATTGATCGATCGCCCCACCGCGTTTGCCGTCGCACCCAATAAAGACGCCCTCAAGATGGCGCTCAAGGGAATCGACGTCAAAGCTCCCGGTATCATTTGA
- the hisF gene encoding imidazole glycerol phosphate synthase subunit HisF, with amino-acid sequence MLAKRVIPCLDVSLGRVVKGTNFVNLRDAGDPVEVAARYEREGADELVFLDITASHEERDIIIDVVQRTAEQIFMPLTVGGGIRTLDDIRALLSAGADKVSINSAACKDPELVRAAADRFGSQCIVVNIDPKRVVVDGETKFEVFINGGRKPTGLQAVAWAQEVQRLGAGEIVLTSMDADGTCDGYDLEITAAVSNAVSIPVVASGGAGKPEHLADAIEIGRADAALAASIFHFGQFTIEETKRVMADRGIPVRLGSGACR; translated from the coding sequence ATGCTCGCAAAACGTGTTATCCCCTGCCTGGACGTCAGTTTAGGTCGCGTCGTCAAAGGGACGAATTTTGTCAACCTTCGCGACGCCGGTGATCCGGTCGAAGTCGCAGCGCGGTACGAACGCGAAGGGGCCGACGAATTGGTCTTCTTGGACATCACCGCCAGCCACGAAGAGCGGGACATCATCATCGATGTCGTGCAACGCACCGCCGAGCAGATCTTCATGCCTTTGACCGTTGGCGGCGGAATCCGCACGCTCGACGATATCCGTGCGCTACTGAGCGCCGGGGCCGACAAGGTCTCGATCAATTCTGCTGCCTGCAAAGATCCCGAATTAGTTCGGGCGGCAGCCGATCGATTTGGCAGCCAGTGTATCGTGGTGAACATCGATCCCAAGCGGGTTGTCGTCGATGGGGAGACAAAGTTTGAAGTCTTCATCAATGGCGGCCGCAAACCGACAGGCTTGCAAGCTGTCGCCTGGGCGCAGGAAGTTCAGCGGCTCGGAGCGGGCGAAATCGTGCTGACCAGCATGGACGCCGACGGAACCTGCGACGGATACGACCTCGAAATCACCGCGGCGGTCAGCAACGCGGTTTCGATTCCTGTGGTTGCTAGCGGCGGGGCGGGGAAACCGGAGCACTTGGCCGATGCGATCGAAATTGGCCGCGCCGATGCGGCGTTGGCGGCCAGCATCTTCCACTTCGGTCAGTTTACAATTGAAGAGACCAAACGCGTGATGGCGGACCGGGGGATTCCGGTTCGATTGGGATCGGGTGCTTGCCGATAA